From a region of the Drosophila ananassae strain 14024-0371.13 chromosome XL, ASM1763931v2, whole genome shotgun sequence genome:
- the LOC6504888 gene encoding protein elav isoform X2 yields MDFMMANNGANGGVDTQAQLMQNAAAAAAVAATNAAAAPVQNAAAVAAAAQLQQQQQVQQAILQVQQQQTQQAVAAAAAAVTQQLQQQQQAAAAQQTAVQQQQQQQQQQQQQQQQQQQQAVVPQPAAVQQAVVQQQPQANTNGSGGASQNGSNGSSETRTNLIVNYLPQTMTEDEIRSLFSSVGEIESVKLIRDKSQVYIDPLNPQAPSKGQSLGYGFVNYVRPQDAEQAVNVLNGLRLQNKTIKVSFARPSSDAIKGANLYVSGLPKTMTQQELEAIFAPFGAIITSRILQNAGNDTQTKGVGFIRFDKREEATRAIIALNGTTPSSCTDPIVVKFSNTPGSTSKIIQPQLPAFLNPQLVRRIGGAMHTPVNKGLARFSPMAGDMLDVMLPNGLGAAAAAATTLASGPGGAYPIFIYNLAPETEEAALWQLFGPFGAVQSVKIVKDPTTNQCKGYGFVSMTNYDEAAMAIRALNGYTMGNRVLQVSFKTNKPK; encoded by the exons A TGGACTTTATGATGGCAAATAACGGAGCCAACGGCGGAGTCGACACACAGGCGCAACTGATGCAAAATGCAGCAGCCGCTGCGGCGGTGGCAGCCACAAATGCGGCAGCAGCACCAGTACAGAATGCCGCTGCCGTGGCCGCGGCCGCtcaactgcaacagcagcagcaggtgcaGCAGGCCATACTCCAGGTCCAACAACAGCAGACACAACAGGCCGtggccgcagcagcagcagccgttACGCAGCagttgcagcaacaacagcaggcAGCCGCCGCCCAACAAACGGCAgtccaacaacagcagcaacaacaacagcagcagcaacagcagcaacaacagcagcagcagcaagccGTCGTACCCCAGCCGGCTGCAGTGCAGCAGGCGGTGGTGCAACAACAGCCACAGGCGAACACCAACGGTAGCGGTGGAGCATCCCAGAATGGCAGCAACGGCAGCTCGGAGACGCGCACAAATCTGATTGTGAACTATTTGCCGCAGACGATGACCGAGGACGAGATCCGGTCCCTGTTCTCCAGCGTCGGCGAGATCGAGTCGGTGAAACTGATACGGGACAAGTCGCAGGTCTACATCGATCCCCTGAATCCCCAGGCGCCCAGCAAGGGACAGTCTCTGGGCTATGGATTTGTGAACTATGTGCGACCCCAGGATGCCGAGCAGGCGGTGAATGTCCTGAATGGACTCCGGCTCCAGAATAAGACGATCAAGGTGTCGTTCGCCCGTCCCTCGTCGGATGCCATAAAGGGCGCCAATCTGTATGTCTCCGGTCTGCCCAAGACGATGACCCAGCAGGAGCTGGAGGCGATCTTTGCTCCGTTCGGTGCCATCATCACATCCCGGATCCTGCAGAACGCCGGCAACGATACCCAGACCAAGGGCGTGGGATTCATACGATTCGATAAGCGGGAAGAGGCCACCAGGGCCATCATAGCACTGAACGGCACCACACCCTCCAGCTGCACAGATCCGATTGTGGTGAAGTTCTCGAATACGCCCGGCAGCACCAGCAAGATCATCCAGCCGCAGCTGCCGGCCTTCCTCAATCCCCAGTTGGTCCGCCGGATCGGCGGAGCGATGCATACGCCGGTGAACAAGGGACTGGCCCGATTCTCACCGATGGCTGGGGATATGCTTGATGTGATGCTGCCGAATGGCTTGGGAgctgcggcggcggcagccACAACGCTGGCCAGCGGTCCGGGCGGTGCTTATCCCATTTTCATTTATAATCTGGCGCCGGAAACGGAAGAGGCAGCCCTGTGGCAGCTGTTCGGTCCATTCGGGGCTGTGCAATCGGTGAAGATCGTCAAGGATCCGACCACGAATCAGTGCAAGGGCTATGGCTTTGTCTCGATGACGAACTATGATGAGGCGGCGATGGCGATCCGGGCCCTCAATGGCTATACTATGGGAAATCGGGTGCTGCAGGTCAGCTTCAAGACCAACAAGCCCAAGTAA
- the LOC6504888 gene encoding protein elav isoform X1, with translation MRDLDSSVELDFMMANNGANGGVDTQAQLMQNAAAAAAVAATNAAAAPVQNAAAVAAAAQLQQQQQVQQAILQVQQQQTQQAVAAAAAAVTQQLQQQQQAAAAQQTAVQQQQQQQQQQQQQQQQQQQQAVVPQPAAVQQAVVQQQPQANTNGSGGASQNGSNGSSETRTNLIVNYLPQTMTEDEIRSLFSSVGEIESVKLIRDKSQVYIDPLNPQAPSKGQSLGYGFVNYVRPQDAEQAVNVLNGLRLQNKTIKVSFARPSSDAIKGANLYVSGLPKTMTQQELEAIFAPFGAIITSRILQNAGNDTQTKGVGFIRFDKREEATRAIIALNGTTPSSCTDPIVVKFSNTPGSTSKIIQPQLPAFLNPQLVRRIGGAMHTPVNKGLARFSPMAGDMLDVMLPNGLGAAAAAATTLASGPGGAYPIFIYNLAPETEEAALWQLFGPFGAVQSVKIVKDPTTNQCKGYGFVSMTNYDEAAMAIRALNGYTMGNRVLQVSFKTNKPK, from the exons ATGAGAGATCTGGATTCTTCAGTGGAAT TGGACTTTATGATGGCAAATAACGGAGCCAACGGCGGAGTCGACACACAGGCGCAACTGATGCAAAATGCAGCAGCCGCTGCGGCGGTGGCAGCCACAAATGCGGCAGCAGCACCAGTACAGAATGCCGCTGCCGTGGCCGCGGCCGCtcaactgcaacagcagcagcaggtgcaGCAGGCCATACTCCAGGTCCAACAACAGCAGACACAACAGGCCGtggccgcagcagcagcagccgttACGCAGCagttgcagcaacaacagcaggcAGCCGCCGCCCAACAAACGGCAgtccaacaacagcagcaacaacaacagcagcagcaacagcagcaacaacagcagcagcagcaagccGTCGTACCCCAGCCGGCTGCAGTGCAGCAGGCGGTGGTGCAACAACAGCCACAGGCGAACACCAACGGTAGCGGTGGAGCATCCCAGAATGGCAGCAACGGCAGCTCGGAGACGCGCACAAATCTGATTGTGAACTATTTGCCGCAGACGATGACCGAGGACGAGATCCGGTCCCTGTTCTCCAGCGTCGGCGAGATCGAGTCGGTGAAACTGATACGGGACAAGTCGCAGGTCTACATCGATCCCCTGAATCCCCAGGCGCCCAGCAAGGGACAGTCTCTGGGCTATGGATTTGTGAACTATGTGCGACCCCAGGATGCCGAGCAGGCGGTGAATGTCCTGAATGGACTCCGGCTCCAGAATAAGACGATCAAGGTGTCGTTCGCCCGTCCCTCGTCGGATGCCATAAAGGGCGCCAATCTGTATGTCTCCGGTCTGCCCAAGACGATGACCCAGCAGGAGCTGGAGGCGATCTTTGCTCCGTTCGGTGCCATCATCACATCCCGGATCCTGCAGAACGCCGGCAACGATACCCAGACCAAGGGCGTGGGATTCATACGATTCGATAAGCGGGAAGAGGCCACCAGGGCCATCATAGCACTGAACGGCACCACACCCTCCAGCTGCACAGATCCGATTGTGGTGAAGTTCTCGAATACGCCCGGCAGCACCAGCAAGATCATCCAGCCGCAGCTGCCGGCCTTCCTCAATCCCCAGTTGGTCCGCCGGATCGGCGGAGCGATGCATACGCCGGTGAACAAGGGACTGGCCCGATTCTCACCGATGGCTGGGGATATGCTTGATGTGATGCTGCCGAATGGCTTGGGAgctgcggcggcggcagccACAACGCTGGCCAGCGGTCCGGGCGGTGCTTATCCCATTTTCATTTATAATCTGGCGCCGGAAACGGAAGAGGCAGCCCTGTGGCAGCTGTTCGGTCCATTCGGGGCTGTGCAATCGGTGAAGATCGTCAAGGATCCGACCACGAATCAGTGCAAGGGCTATGGCTTTGTCTCGATGACGAACTATGATGAGGCGGCGATGGCGATCCGGGCCCTCAATGGCTATACTATGGGAAATCGGGTGCTGCAGGTCAGCTTCAAGACCAACAAGCCCAAGTAA
- the LOC6504888 gene encoding protein elav isoform X4 encodes MMANNGANGGVDTQAQLMQNAAAAAAVAATNAAAAPVQNAAAVAAAAQLQQQQQVQQAILQVQQQQTQQAVAAAAAAVTQQLQQQQQAAAAQQTAVQQQQQQQQQQQQQQQQQQQQAVVPQPAAVQQAVVQQQPQANTNGSGGASQNGSNGSSETRTNLIVNYLPQTMTEDEIRSLFSSVGEIESVKLIRDKSQVYIDPLNPQAPSKGQSLGYGFVNYVRPQDAEQAVNVLNGLRLQNKTIKVSFARPSSDAIKGANLYVSGLPKTMTQQELEAIFAPFGAIITSRILQNAGNDTQTKGVGFIRFDKREEATRAIIALNGTTPSSCTDPIVVKFSNTPGSTSKIIQPQLPAFLNPQLVRRIGGAMHTPVNKGLARFSPMAGDMLDVMLPNGLGAAAAAATTLASGPGGAYPIFIYNLAPETEEAALWQLFGPFGAVQSVKIVKDPTTNQCKGYGFVSMTNYDEAAMAIRALNGYTMGNRVLQVSFKTNKPK; translated from the coding sequence ATGATGGCAAATAACGGAGCCAACGGCGGAGTCGACACACAGGCGCAACTGATGCAAAATGCAGCAGCCGCTGCGGCGGTGGCAGCCACAAATGCGGCAGCAGCACCAGTACAGAATGCCGCTGCCGTGGCCGCGGCCGCtcaactgcaacagcagcagcaggtgcaGCAGGCCATACTCCAGGTCCAACAACAGCAGACACAACAGGCCGtggccgcagcagcagcagccgttACGCAGCagttgcagcaacaacagcaggcAGCCGCCGCCCAACAAACGGCAgtccaacaacagcagcaacaacaacagcagcagcaacagcagcaacaacagcagcagcagcaagccGTCGTACCCCAGCCGGCTGCAGTGCAGCAGGCGGTGGTGCAACAACAGCCACAGGCGAACACCAACGGTAGCGGTGGAGCATCCCAGAATGGCAGCAACGGCAGCTCGGAGACGCGCACAAATCTGATTGTGAACTATTTGCCGCAGACGATGACCGAGGACGAGATCCGGTCCCTGTTCTCCAGCGTCGGCGAGATCGAGTCGGTGAAACTGATACGGGACAAGTCGCAGGTCTACATCGATCCCCTGAATCCCCAGGCGCCCAGCAAGGGACAGTCTCTGGGCTATGGATTTGTGAACTATGTGCGACCCCAGGATGCCGAGCAGGCGGTGAATGTCCTGAATGGACTCCGGCTCCAGAATAAGACGATCAAGGTGTCGTTCGCCCGTCCCTCGTCGGATGCCATAAAGGGCGCCAATCTGTATGTCTCCGGTCTGCCCAAGACGATGACCCAGCAGGAGCTGGAGGCGATCTTTGCTCCGTTCGGTGCCATCATCACATCCCGGATCCTGCAGAACGCCGGCAACGATACCCAGACCAAGGGCGTGGGATTCATACGATTCGATAAGCGGGAAGAGGCCACCAGGGCCATCATAGCACTGAACGGCACCACACCCTCCAGCTGCACAGATCCGATTGTGGTGAAGTTCTCGAATACGCCCGGCAGCACCAGCAAGATCATCCAGCCGCAGCTGCCGGCCTTCCTCAATCCCCAGTTGGTCCGCCGGATCGGCGGAGCGATGCATACGCCGGTGAACAAGGGACTGGCCCGATTCTCACCGATGGCTGGGGATATGCTTGATGTGATGCTGCCGAATGGCTTGGGAgctgcggcggcggcagccACAACGCTGGCCAGCGGTCCGGGCGGTGCTTATCCCATTTTCATTTATAATCTGGCGCCGGAAACGGAAGAGGCAGCCCTGTGGCAGCTGTTCGGTCCATTCGGGGCTGTGCAATCGGTGAAGATCGTCAAGGATCCGACCACGAATCAGTGCAAGGGCTATGGCTTTGTCTCGATGACGAACTATGATGAGGCGGCGATGGCGATCCGGGCCCTCAATGGCTATACTATGGGAAATCGGGTGCTGCAGGTCAGCTTCAAGACCAACAAGCCCAAGTAA